In Mycobacterium sp. Aquia_216, a genomic segment contains:
- a CDS encoding protoporphyrinogen oxidase, giving the protein MTPQSYCVVGGGISGLAAAYRLRRAAGDDASITLFEPGERLGGILRTEQVGGRPMDLGAEAFVLRRPEMPALLAELGLSDRQLGTTGARPLIYSQAVLHPLPTATVVGIPSSAASVAGLVDDATVARIDAEPGRRLDWQPGSDPAAAELVGDRFGEQTVARSVDPLLSGVYAGSAATIGLRAAAPSVAAALDRGAPSLTDAVRQGLPPATGAPVFGALDGGYRVLIDELVERSRSRWVRAAVERLERAGQGWVLRDDTGADWNADAVILAIPAPRLARLISRVAPQTFAAASRITSASSVVVALAVPGDTAFPECSGVLVASGEQLRGKAITLSSQKWGRNRGIPGELQFLRLSFGRFGDDLAATASDEELLAWALDDLATVFGLAVEPVDARVQRWIDAMPQYGPGHADVVAQLRAGLPATVAVAGSYLDGIGVPACIGAAGKAVDRVIRAVEAMNAEVAR; this is encoded by the coding sequence ATGACCCCGCAGTCGTATTGCGTTGTGGGCGGCGGGATTTCCGGCCTGGCCGCGGCCTACCGGCTGCGTAGGGCGGCCGGCGACGACGCGAGCATCACGCTGTTCGAGCCGGGCGAGCGGCTGGGCGGGATCCTGCGTACCGAGCAGGTCGGCGGACGGCCGATGGACCTGGGCGCCGAGGCGTTCGTGCTGCGCCGGCCCGAGATGCCGGCACTGCTGGCCGAGCTGGGCCTGTCGGATCGCCAACTCGGTACCACCGGTGCCCGGCCGTTGATCTACAGCCAGGCCGTGCTGCACCCGCTGCCCACGGCCACGGTCGTCGGGATTCCCTCCTCGGCGGCGTCGGTGGCCGGACTGGTCGACGACGCCACTGTCGCGCGCATCGACGCCGAGCCCGGCCGCCGGTTGGACTGGCAACCCGGAAGCGACCCGGCCGCAGCCGAATTGGTGGGCGACCGGTTCGGCGAGCAGACCGTGGCCCGATCCGTCGACCCGTTGCTGAGTGGGGTGTACGCGGGCTCGGCGGCCACGATCGGGCTACGCGCCGCGGCCCCCAGTGTGGCGGCGGCGCTGGATCGCGGCGCCCCCAGCTTGACCGACGCGGTCCGGCAGGGGCTGCCGCCGGCGACCGGCGCCCCGGTGTTCGGCGCGCTGGACGGTGGCTATCGGGTGCTGATCGACGAGCTCGTCGAACGCAGCCGGTCGCGGTGGGTGCGGGCCGCGGTGGAACGGCTCGAGCGCGCCGGGCAGGGATGGGTGCTGCGCGATGACACCGGGGCCGACTGGAATGCCGACGCGGTGATCCTGGCCATCCCCGCCCCGCGGCTCGCGCGTCTGATCTCTCGCGTGGCTCCGCAGACGTTTGCCGCCGCGAGCCGCATCACGAGTGCGTCGTCGGTGGTGGTCGCGCTCGCGGTGCCGGGCGACACGGCGTTCCCGGAGTGCTCCGGGGTGCTGGTGGCCAGCGGTGAGCAGTTGCGGGGCAAGGCGATCACGCTGTCTTCCCAAAAATGGGGGCGCAATCGGGGCATACCGGGCGAGCTGCAATTCCTGCGGCTGTCGTTCGGGCGATTCGGTGACGACTTGGCCGCCACCGCCTCCGACGAGGAGCTCCTGGCCTGGGCGCTCGACGACCTGGCCACGGTTTTCGGGCTGGCGGTCGAACCGGTGGATGCTCGCGTGCAGCGGTGGATCGACGCGATGCCCCAGTACGGGCCGGGCCACGCCGACGTGGTCGCGCAGCTGCGCGCCGGCCTGCCGGCGACCGTCGCCGTGGCGGGCAGCTACCTCGACGGGATCGGCGTGCCGGCCTGTATCGGCGCGGCCGGCAAGGCGGTCGACCGGGTGATCAGGGCCGTCGAGGCCATGAACGCGGAAGTGGCACGATAG
- the hemQ gene encoding hydrogen peroxide-dependent heme synthase encodes MAKLDYDALNSTIRYLMFSVFSVEPGELGEQRDAVVDEATRFFKQQEERGVVVRGLYDVAGLRADADFMIWTHAERVEALQATYADFRRTTALGRASSPVWSSVALHRPAEFNKSHIPAFLAGEEAGAYICVYPFVRSYEWYLLPDEERRRMLAEHGMAAREYKDVRANTVPAFALGDYEWLLAFEAPELHRIVDLMRELRATDARRHTREETPFFTGPRVAVEQLVNALP; translated from the coding sequence ATGGCCAAACTTGACTATGACGCCCTGAACTCGACGATTCGCTACCTGATGTTCTCGGTGTTCTCGGTCGAGCCCGGCGAGCTCGGTGAGCAGCGCGACGCGGTAGTCGACGAAGCGACCCGGTTTTTCAAGCAGCAGGAAGAACGTGGGGTCGTGGTCCGCGGCCTCTACGACGTCGCGGGTCTGCGCGCCGACGCCGATTTCATGATCTGGACACACGCCGAACGGGTCGAGGCGTTGCAAGCCACTTACGCCGACTTTCGCCGCACCACCGCGCTCGGGCGGGCCAGCTCGCCGGTCTGGAGCAGCGTGGCGCTGCATCGCCCGGCGGAGTTCAACAAGAGCCACATCCCCGCGTTCCTGGCCGGCGAGGAGGCCGGCGCCTACATCTGCGTGTATCCGTTCGTGCGGTCTTACGAGTGGTACCTGCTGCCCGACGAGGAACGCCGCCGGATGCTCGCCGAGCACGGCATGGCCGCCCGCGAGTACAAGGATGTGCGCGCCAACACGGTTCCGGCGTTCGCGCTGGGCGACTACGAATGGCTCCTGGCCTTCGAGGCGCCCGAACTGCACCGGATCGTCGACCTGATGCGCGAATTGCGCGCCACCGACGCCCGCCGGCACACCCGCGAGGAGACACCGTTCTTCACCGGGCCGCGGGTGGCGGTCGAACAGCTGGTGAATGCACTGCCATGA
- a CDS encoding class I SAM-dependent methyltransferase → MTTVDPTDPTRFEQMYRDDRLSNGLPAATPWDIGGPQPVVQQLVALGAIKGEVLDPGTGPGHHAIYYASAGYSATGVDGSAGALERARENAQKAGVSVNFELADATKLEGLENRFDTVVDCAFYHTFSTEPELQKSYAQALRRATKPGARLYMFEFGQHDVNGFTMLRSLSEKDFRDVLPLGGWEITYLGTTTYQVNISAESIEMMAARNPDMADRVEDMRARFRAMEPWLVNGRVHAPFWEVHATRAD, encoded by the coding sequence ATGACGACAGTCGACCCGACCGACCCCACCCGTTTCGAGCAGATGTATCGCGATGACCGGCTGTCGAACGGCCTGCCGGCCGCCACGCCGTGGGACATCGGCGGCCCCCAGCCGGTGGTCCAGCAATTGGTCGCGCTGGGTGCGATCAAGGGGGAGGTGCTCGACCCGGGCACCGGCCCGGGGCACCACGCGATCTACTACGCGTCGGCCGGGTACTCGGCCACCGGCGTCGACGGTTCGGCAGGTGCGCTGGAGCGGGCCCGGGAAAACGCGCAAAAGGCCGGGGTCTCAGTGAATTTCGAGCTGGCCGACGCGACGAAGCTGGAGGGGCTGGAGAACCGGTTCGACACCGTCGTCGACTGCGCGTTCTACCACACCTTCAGCACCGAACCCGAGCTGCAGAAGTCCTACGCGCAGGCGCTGCGCCGGGCCACCAAGCCGGGCGCGCGGCTGTACATGTTCGAGTTCGGCCAACATGATGTCAACGGTTTCACGATGCTGCGGTCGTTGTCGGAGAAGGACTTTCGTGACGTGCTCCCGTTAGGCGGCTGGGAGATCACCTATCTGGGCACGACGACCTACCAGGTCAACATCAGCGCCGAGTCCATCGAGATGATGGCGGCGCGCAATCCCGACATGGCCGATCGGGTGGAGGACATGCGGGCACGGTTCCGCGCGATGGAGCCGTGGTTGGTCAACGGCCGGGTGCATGCCCCGTTCTGGGAAGTCCACGCCACCCGAGCGGACTGA
- a CDS encoding amidohydrolase family protein produces the protein MTKDDMILISVDDHIVEPPDMFKNHLPERYAAEAPRLVHNPDGSDSWQFRDVVIPNVALNAVAGRPKEEYGLEPQGLDEIRPGCWQIDERVKDMNAGGIFASICFPTFPGFAGRLFATEDPEFGLALLRAYNDWHVEEWCGAYPARFIPMCLPVIWDPEACAAEVRRNADRGVHALTFTENPAAMGRPSFHDDYWTPLWEALVDTDTVMNVHIGSSGKLAITAPDAPMDVMITLQPMNIVQAAADLLWSAPIKKYPGLKIALSEGGTGWIPYFLERADRTYEMHSTWTHQDFGGKLPSEVFREHFLTCFISDDVGVQLRHHIGIDNIAWEADYPHSDSMWPGAPEQLWDVLTGHGVSDADIDKMTHENAMRWYSFDPFAHHPREQATVGALRRAAEGHDVSIRALSHHQQGDRITNALADATRGNV, from the coding sequence ATGACTAAAGACGACATGATCCTGATCAGCGTCGACGATCACATCGTCGAACCGCCGGACATGTTCAAGAATCACCTGCCCGAGAGGTACGCCGCCGAGGCGCCACGGTTGGTGCACAACCCAGATGGCAGCGATAGCTGGCAATTTCGTGATGTGGTGATCCCGAACGTGGCTCTCAACGCGGTGGCGGGCCGGCCGAAGGAGGAGTACGGGCTCGAACCCCAGGGGCTGGACGAGATCCGGCCGGGGTGTTGGCAGATCGACGAGCGGGTCAAGGACATGAACGCGGGCGGGATTTTCGCCTCGATCTGTTTTCCGACGTTTCCCGGGTTCGCCGGCCGGCTGTTCGCCACCGAGGACCCCGAGTTCGGCCTGGCCCTGCTGCGGGCCTACAACGACTGGCATGTCGAGGAGTGGTGCGGGGCGTATCCGGCCCGATTCATCCCGATGTGCCTACCGGTGATCTGGGATCCCGAAGCATGCGCGGCCGAGGTGCGGCGCAACGCCGATCGTGGCGTGCACGCGTTGACGTTCACCGAGAATCCGGCGGCGATGGGTCGTCCCAGCTTTCACGACGACTACTGGACGCCGCTCTGGGAAGCGTTGGTGGATACCGACACGGTGATGAACGTACATATCGGCTCCTCGGGAAAGCTGGCCATCACCGCTCCTGACGCGCCGATGGACGTGATGATCACGCTGCAGCCGATGAACATCGTGCAGGCCGCCGCGGATCTGCTCTGGTCGGCGCCGATCAAGAAATATCCCGGTCTCAAGATCGCGCTGAGCGAGGGCGGCACCGGGTGGATCCCGTACTTCCTGGAGCGCGCCGACCGCACCTACGAGATGCACTCGACGTGGACGCACCAGGACTTCGGCGGCAAGCTGCCCAGCGAGGTGTTTCGCGAGCATTTCTTGACCTGCTTCATCAGCGACGACGTCGGAGTACAGCTGCGACACCATATCGGCATCGACAACATCGCGTGGGAGGCCGATTACCCGCACAGCGACTCGATGTGGCCCGGCGCTCCCGAACAACTGTGGGACGTTCTCACCGGCCACGGCGTCTCGGACGCCGACATCGACAAAATGACCCACGAAAACGCCATGCGCTGGTATTCATTCGACCCGTTCGCCCACCATCCGCGCGAGCAGGCCACGGTCGGCGCGCTACGTCGGGCGGCCGAAGGCCATGACGTGTCCATCCGCGCGCTGAGCCATCACCAGCAGGGTGACCGGATTACGAACGCGCTGGCCGACGCGACCCGCGGCAACGTTTAG
- the msrB gene encoding peptide-methionine (R)-S-oxide reductase MsrB yields the protein MTSPDLSQPKVQLTDDEWRKKLNPQEFQVLRRAGTERPYVGEYTDTKTQGVYECRACGAELFRSTEKFDSHCGWPSFFDPANSDAVILRPDHSLGTTRTEVLCANCHSHLGHVFAGEGYPTPTDQRYCINSISLRLVPTDA from the coding sequence ATGACTTCCCCCGACTTGTCGCAGCCCAAGGTGCAACTCACCGATGACGAGTGGCGCAAGAAACTCAACCCACAGGAGTTTCAGGTGCTGCGTCGCGCCGGCACCGAGCGGCCATACGTCGGCGAGTACACCGACACCAAGACCCAGGGCGTCTACGAATGCCGGGCGTGCGGTGCTGAATTGTTCCGCAGCACGGAGAAATTCGACTCACACTGCGGCTGGCCGTCGTTCTTCGACCCGGCCAACTCCGACGCGGTGATCCTGCGTCCCGATCATTCGCTGGGGACGACACGCACCGAGGTGCTCTGCGCGAACTGCCACAGCCACCTGGGTCACGTGTTCGCCGGCGAGGGCTACCCGACGCCGACGGACCAGCGGTACTGCATCAACTCGATTTCGCTGCGCCTAGTCCCCACGGACGCCTAA
- the aftC gene encoding arabinofuranan 3-O-arabinosyltransferase, which produces MYGALVTAADSTRTGLRDRVLTPFRTPTGPPSTATLFRSALWPLAIFSVLHRSIVLTLNGNITDDFKPVYRAVLNFRHGWDIYNEHFDYVDPHYLYPPGGTLLMAPFGYLSFNPSRYLFILINTVAILIAWYLLLRLFKFTLSSVAAPALLLAMFCTESVTSTLVFTNINGCVLLAEVLFLRWLLDGKVGHQWWAGLVIGLTLTLKPVLAPLLLLPLLNRQWRALVPAFVVPAVVNIAAWPLVSDPMDFVTKTLPYIGGTRDYFNSSIEGNGVYFGLPTWLIVSLRILFILIAIGALWLLYRYYRTQDPLFWFTSSSGVLLLCSWLVLPLAQGYYSMMLFPFLMTVVLQNSLIRNWPAWLGIYGFMTLDDWLIYRFMRYGRALHYLKITYGWSLLLIVAFTVLCFRYLDAKAENRLDEGIDPAWLPAARHSS; this is translated from the coding sequence GTGTACGGTGCGCTGGTGACGGCAGCTGACTCGACTCGGACCGGCCTGCGCGACAGGGTGCTGACCCCCTTCCGTACCCCCACCGGGCCACCCAGCACCGCGACGCTTTTTCGGTCGGCGCTCTGGCCCCTCGCCATCTTCTCGGTACTGCACCGCAGCATCGTGCTCACTCTCAACGGCAACATCACCGACGACTTCAAGCCGGTCTACCGTGCGGTCCTCAACTTCCGGCACGGCTGGGACATCTACAACGAGCACTTCGACTACGTCGACCCGCACTACCTGTACCCGCCCGGCGGCACGCTGTTGATGGCGCCCTTCGGTTACCTGTCCTTCAACCCGTCGCGTTACCTGTTCATCCTGATCAACACCGTCGCCATCCTGATCGCCTGGTACCTGCTGCTGCGGTTGTTCAAGTTCACCCTGTCCTCGGTGGCCGCGCCGGCCCTGCTGCTGGCCATGTTCTGCACCGAAAGCGTGACCAGCACGTTGGTGTTCACCAACATCAACGGCTGCGTCCTGCTGGCCGAGGTGCTGTTCTTGCGCTGGCTGCTGGACGGAAAGGTGGGCCATCAGTGGTGGGCCGGGTTGGTGATCGGTCTGACGCTGACGCTCAAACCCGTGCTGGCTCCGCTGCTGTTGCTGCCACTGCTCAACCGGCAGTGGCGGGCGCTGGTGCCGGCGTTCGTCGTGCCCGCGGTCGTCAACATCGCCGCCTGGCCGCTGGTCAGCGATCCGATGGACTTCGTCACCAAAACGCTGCCGTACATCGGGGGCACCCGGGACTACTTCAACAGCTCGATCGAGGGCAATGGCGTGTACTTCGGCCTGCCCACCTGGCTGATCGTGTCCCTGCGAATTCTGTTCATCCTGATCGCGATCGGCGCGCTGTGGCTGCTGTACCGCTACTACCGCACCCAGGACCCGCTGTTCTGGTTCACCAGCTCGTCGGGTGTGCTGCTGCTGTGTTCCTGGCTGGTACTGCCGCTGGCCCAGGGCTACTACTCGATGATGCTGTTCCCGTTCCTGATGACGGTCGTGCTGCAGAACTCGCTGATCCGCAACTGGCCGGCCTGGCTGGGGATCTACGGCTTCATGACCCTGGACGACTGGCTGATTTACCGGTTTATGCGGTACGGCCGCGCGCTGCACTACCTGAAGATCACCTACGGTTGGTCACTGCTGTTGATCGTGGCGTTCACCGTGCTTTGCTTCCGCTACCTGGACGCCAAGGCCGAGAACCGGCTGGACGAGGGCATCGATCCGGCCTGGCTGCCGGCCGCACGCCATTCGAGCTAG
- a CDS encoding alpha/beta hydrolase — translation MATVVGMSRHIRSATTLVPLTIVVTVLLTGCVPGLAADPRFATNAGARPQGAATTKPPPSGPPPIAAPKNDLSWHDCTSKVFNDAGVHPDSAGVQLDCANYDADLDPVNGGSGTVTVGVVRARSNQTPKDAGPVVFTTGSDLPSSTQLPVWLSRAGTDLVAAHPIVAVDRRGIGMSSPIDCRDRSDRQAMRDQAQFQSGDDPVANLSDVSNTATTNCTDAIAPGSSAYDNSHAASDIERLRSLWDVPSVALLGIGNGAQVALAYAASRPDKVARLILDSPVALGVNAEAAAEQQVKGQQAALDAFAAQCVAVNCALGPDPKGAVSALLADARAGRGPGGASLAEVVNAITVALGFPSGGRVAAATSLANALAAARSGDTNQLTNLINHADATQDTDGQFVNSCSDAINRPTPDRVRELVVAWAKLYPQFGTVAALNLIKCVHWPTISPPAPPKDLKVDVVLLGVQNDPIVGSEGVAQTAATIINAGAASRRVMWQGIGHGASIYTPCAVPPLVGYLDSGKLPGTDTYCPA, via the coding sequence ATGGCTACTGTGGTCGGCATGAGTCGGCACATCAGGTCCGCGACGACCCTGGTCCCGTTGACCATCGTCGTGACCGTGCTGCTGACCGGCTGCGTCCCGGGCCTGGCCGCCGACCCGAGGTTTGCGACCAACGCCGGCGCCCGACCACAGGGCGCGGCCACGACCAAGCCCCCGCCGAGCGGTCCGCCCCCGATCGCCGCGCCGAAGAACGACTTGTCGTGGCACGACTGCACGTCGAAGGTGTTCAACGATGCCGGCGTTCACCCCGACTCCGCCGGCGTCCAGCTGGATTGCGCGAACTACGACGCCGACCTCGACCCGGTCAACGGCGGGTCGGGAACCGTGACCGTCGGCGTGGTACGCGCCCGGTCGAACCAGACCCCCAAGGACGCGGGCCCCGTCGTCTTCACCACCGGTTCCGACCTGCCGTCGTCGACGCAGTTGCCGGTGTGGCTGTCCCGGGCGGGTACCGATCTCGTGGCGGCCCACCCGATCGTCGCCGTGGACCGCCGCGGTATCGGCATGTCCAGCCCGATCGACTGCCGGGATCGTTCCGATCGCCAGGCGATGCGCGATCAGGCGCAATTCCAGAGCGGCGACGACCCGGTCGCCAACCTGTCGGACGTCTCCAACACCGCCACCACCAACTGCACCGACGCCATCGCGCCGGGTTCCAGCGCCTACGACAACTCCCACGCCGCCTCGGACATCGAGCGATTGCGCAGTCTCTGGGATGTGCCCTCGGTCGCGTTGCTCGGAATCGGCAACGGCGCCCAGGTCGCGCTGGCCTACGCGGCGTCGCGTCCCGACAAGGTCGCCCGCCTGATCCTCGACTCGCCGGTGGCGTTGGGCGTCAACGCCGAGGCGGCCGCCGAGCAGCAGGTCAAGGGACAGCAGGCCGCGCTCGACGCGTTCGCCGCGCAATGCGTCGCGGTGAATTGCGCACTGGGTCCCGATCCCAAGGGCGCCGTCAGCGCGCTGCTCGCCGATGCCCGGGCCGGCAGGGGGCCCGGCGGCGCGTCGCTGGCCGAGGTCGTCAACGCCATCACCGTCGCGTTGGGCTTCCCCTCCGGCGGCCGCGTCGCCGCCGCCACGAGCCTGGCCAACGCGCTGGCCGCGGCCCGCTCCGGTGACACCAACCAGCTGACCAACCTGATCAACCACGCCGACGCCACCCAGGACACCGACGGGCAGTTCGTCAACTCCTGCAGCGACGCGATCAATCGTCCGACCCCGGACCGCGTCCGTGAGCTCGTGGTCGCCTGGGCCAAGCTCTATCCGCAATTCGGCACGGTCGCCGCGCTCAACTTGATCAAGTGCGTGCACTGGCCCACGATCTCGCCGCCGGCACCGCCCAAGGACCTCAAGGTCGACGTCGTGCTGCTGGGCGTGCAGAACGACCCGATCGTGGGCTCCGAAGGCGTCGCCCAGACGGCGGCCACGATCATCAACGCCGGCGCGGCCAGCCGGCGGGTGATGTGGCAGGGCATCGGCCACGGAGCGAGCATTTACACGCCTTGTGCCGTCCCGCCGCTGGTCGGCTACCTGGACAGCGGCAAGCTGCCCGGAACCGACACGTACTGCCCCGCCTGA
- a CDS encoding pyrimidine reductase family protein — MPDAGTGRAAEIPLTLLGSGRELDDGELPRLYGYPDGAKTWVRANFITSIDGGATADGKSGSMAGPGDRVIFNLLRELADVIVVGAGTVRVEGYSGAHLGVAQRQQRQARGQTEVPQLAIVTKAGRLDRDLGVFTRTEVAPLVLTCTAAAGETRGLLGDLAEVVDCSGSDPGSVDEAALLAILRARGLRRVLTEGGPMLLGSFMQRDLLDELCLTIAPYVVGGLARRIATGPGQALTRMDCTHLLTDEAGYLYTRYVRAHA, encoded by the coding sequence ATGCCCGACGCTGGCACCGGCAGAGCTGCCGAGATTCCGTTGACCCTGCTGGGGTCGGGCCGCGAACTCGACGACGGCGAACTGCCCCGGCTCTACGGCTACCCGGACGGGGCCAAGACCTGGGTGCGAGCGAATTTCATCACCAGCATCGACGGTGGGGCCACCGCCGACGGCAAATCGGGCTCCATGGCCGGGCCCGGCGACCGCGTCATCTTCAACCTGCTGCGCGAACTCGCTGACGTCATCGTCGTCGGCGCGGGCACCGTCCGGGTCGAGGGTTATTCCGGAGCGCACCTCGGCGTCGCCCAACGCCAGCAGCGCCAAGCCCGGGGGCAAACCGAAGTCCCGCAACTGGCCATCGTCACCAAGGCCGGTCGCCTGGACCGGGATTTGGGGGTGTTCACCCGGACCGAGGTGGCACCCCTGGTGCTCACCTGCACGGCCGCGGCCGGCGAGACACGCGGCCTGCTGGGCGACCTGGCCGAGGTCGTCGACTGTTCCGGCAGCGATCCCGGCAGCGTCGACGAGGCCGCGCTGCTGGCGATCCTGCGGGCCCGCGGCCTGCGTCGCGTGCTGACCGAAGGCGGGCCGATGCTGCTCGGCTCGTTCATGCAGCGGGACCTGCTCGATGAGCTGTGTCTGACGATCGCGCCGTATGTCGTCGGCGGGCTGGCCCGGCGCATCGCGACGGGCCCCGGTCAGGCGCTGACCCGGATGGACTGCACGCACCTCCTGACCGATGAGGCCGGGTATCTGTACACGCGCTACGTGCGGGCTCATGCCTAG
- the zapE gene encoding cell division protein ZapE, which produces MHGSTSRDGVTHVEHLVDRQPSVSPERLVAQLRPPPTFADVSFATYRPDPAEPTQSAALVACQDFCRQATERRAGRRKLLGKRAVLPGVGIYLDGGFGVGKTHLLASAYYQLPGPGPGEAPDASTQSKTQPKTHPKAFATFGELTQLAGVFGFAECIDLLADYTAVCIDEFELDDPGNTTLISRLLSSLVERGVSVAATSNTLPEQLGEGRFAAQDFLREINTLASIFTTVRIEGPDYRHRGLPPAPQPLSDDEVVARAAGVNGATLDDFDALCAHLATMHPSRYLTLIEGVTVVFLTGVHGIDDQNVALRLVSLTDRLYDAGIPVVASGAKLDTIFSAEMLAGGYRKKYLRATSRLLALTAAATRPRES; this is translated from the coding sequence ATGCACGGGTCCACCTCCAGAGACGGTGTCACGCACGTGGAGCATCTGGTGGATCGGCAGCCGAGCGTGTCGCCGGAACGACTCGTCGCCCAATTGCGGCCGCCGCCGACGTTTGCCGACGTCAGCTTTGCGACCTATCGCCCCGATCCGGCGGAACCGACACAGTCCGCGGCGCTGGTGGCGTGTCAGGACTTCTGCCGGCAGGCCACCGAGCGGCGCGCGGGCCGGCGAAAGCTGTTGGGCAAACGGGCGGTGCTGCCCGGAGTGGGCATCTACCTGGACGGCGGATTCGGGGTCGGCAAGACGCACCTGCTCGCCTCGGCCTACTACCAGTTGCCCGGTCCGGGGCCGGGCGAGGCGCCCGACGCTTCGACCCAATCCAAGACCCAACCCAAGACGCATCCCAAGGCGTTCGCGACGTTTGGGGAGCTGACCCAGCTGGCCGGGGTGTTCGGCTTCGCCGAATGCATCGACCTGCTGGCCGACTACACGGCGGTGTGCATCGACGAGTTCGAACTGGACGACCCGGGCAACACCACGCTGATCTCGCGTCTGCTGTCGTCGTTGGTCGAGCGCGGCGTCTCGGTGGCCGCCACCTCCAACACCCTGCCCGAGCAGCTGGGGGAGGGCCGTTTCGCCGCTCAGGACTTCCTGCGCGAGATCAACACGCTGGCAAGCATTTTCACGACGGTGCGCATCGAAGGCCCCGACTACCGGCACCGTGGCCTGCCGCCCGCGCCGCAGCCCCTGTCCGACGACGAGGTCGTCGCGCGCGCCGCCGGCGTAAACGGGGCGACGCTGGACGACTTCGATGCGCTGTGCGCGCATCTGGCCACCATGCACCCGTCGCGCTACCTGACGTTGATCGAGGGCGTGACGGTGGTGTTCTTGACCGGAGTGCATGGCATCGACGATCAGAACGTCGCGCTGCGGCTGGTGTCGTTGACCGATCGCCTGTACGACGCCGGCATTCCGGTGGTGGCGTCCGGCGCGAAACTGGACACCATCTTCAGTGCGGAGATGCTGGCCGGCGGCTATCGGAAGAAGTACCTGCGGGCTACCTCGCGGTTGTTGGCGCTGACCGCCGCGGCCACCCGACCTCGCGAATCATGA
- a CDS encoding GNAT family N-acetyltransferase, whose product MEPLTLAVHRVATDSVDVAELANVAALTFPLACPPTATPENIASFVDANLSAARFGQYLRDPARVILVARRDGRIVGYAMVVRGVSDDAGVQQAVDIRPAAELSKLYVLPDHHGSGASAALMEHAVAVAADWNVGCVWLGVSRANQRAQRFYAKNGFTINGTRTFQVGDHLENDYVMIREVGWPRRSAPTTAR is encoded by the coding sequence GTGGAACCTCTGACCCTCGCCGTCCACCGCGTCGCGACGGATTCCGTCGATGTCGCAGAACTGGCTAACGTTGCGGCTCTTACCTTTCCGTTAGCATGTCCGCCCACGGCGACGCCGGAGAACATCGCGTCCTTCGTCGACGCCAACCTCTCTGCGGCGCGCTTCGGCCAGTATCTGCGCGATCCGGCACGGGTCATTCTCGTCGCGCGGCGCGACGGCCGGATTGTCGGTTACGCCATGGTTGTCCGCGGCGTCTCCGACGACGCCGGTGTCCAGCAGGCCGTCGACATCCGCCCCGCGGCGGAGCTGTCGAAGTTGTACGTACTGCCCGACCATCACGGCAGCGGGGCGTCGGCGGCGCTGATGGAACATGCGGTGGCCGTCGCGGCGGACTGGAACGTGGGCTGCGTGTGGTTGGGCGTGAGCCGGGCTAACCAACGCGCACAACGCTTTTACGCCAAGAACGGATTTACGATCAACGGCACCAGGACGTTTCAAGTAGGCGATCATCTCGAAAACGACTACGTCATGATTCGCGAGGTCGGGTGGCCGCGGCGGTCAGCGCCAACAACCGCGAGGTAG
- a CDS encoding DUF732 domain-containing protein → MRRLLMLVSAVAMVGLAAPANADGMDDQFLAALQASGVTFPDPARAIAAGKWVCQAVGQGTQMVDVVKTVEDRNPGLREDNAAKFAAIAATAYCPSALPRTTGSNGPQ, encoded by the coding sequence ATGAGACGCCTCCTGATGCTGGTAAGTGCCGTCGCAATGGTCGGCCTGGCCGCCCCGGCAAACGCCGACGGCATGGACGACCAATTCCTCGCCGCGCTGCAGGCGTCCGGCGTCACATTTCCGGACCCGGCCCGGGCGATCGCGGCAGGCAAGTGGGTGTGCCAAGCGGTCGGCCAGGGCACGCAGATGGTGGATGTCGTCAAGACCGTGGAAGACCGTAACCCCGGACTCCGCGAGGACAACGCCGCTAAGTTCGCGGCCATCGCGGCCACCGCCTATTGCCCCAGTGCGTTGCCGCGCACCACGGGCAGCAACGGCCCCCAGTAA